A window from Bacillota bacterium encodes these proteins:
- a CDS encoding MerR family transcriptional regulator — MQHPCEEGSALPLHGPDEPVYTISVAARLLGVNPQTLRVLERYGLVCPSRTENNIRLYSENDLVLLQRICHLIRVERINMAGVRVILRMEGRLSGPDLPGDEAAEDDAGEHGRTGRPGRPGFRRIPVEVPEEGDAREDGRGAASGDKEVRVYGEGRGHRSGDH; from the coding sequence GTGCAACATCCTTGTGAGGAGGGATCAGCCCTGCCTCTGCACGGACCGGATGAACCGGTATACACGATCAGCGTGGCTGCCCGCCTCCTGGGGGTTAACCCGCAAACCCTGCGGGTGCTCGAGCGGTACGGGTTGGTGTGCCCCTCCCGTACCGAGAACAACATCCGCCTGTACTCGGAGAACGATCTGGTCCTCCTGCAGCGGATATGCCACCTGATCCGGGTCGAACGCATAAACATGGCCGGGGTCAGGGTCATCCTGCGCATGGAAGGCCGGCTGTCCGGCCCGGACCTGCCGGGCGACGAGGCGGCCGAGGACGATGCTGGCGAGCACGGGCGGACGGGGAGACCGGGGCGGCCGGGTTTCCGGCGCATCCCGGTTGAGGTGCCCGAGGAAGGGGACGCCCGAGAGGACGGGCGGGGAGCAGCGAGTGGGGACAAGGAGGTGCGCGTGTATGGCGAAGGTCGTGGGCATCGATCTGGGGACCACTAA
- a CDS encoding FAD-dependent oxidoreductase has translation MKHVIVGNGPAGMTAALTIRSARPRDEVTVVTADEGAYYSKVREPDLLAGEAEPALLELAAESAIRSAGIELVTGIAVRSLDRGARRVFLEDGRELSYDCLLLSTGASPIVPAVPGMHAGTDPGRPLPTGVFALRTLRDARRLAAAAGRARNAVVVGGGFIGVHVAWALAARGLDVTLVEKMPTLLPGGCDDTASSLVAAHLESRGVRVMLGCALESVACSGGGEAGPCSGGGAGASLQVEVGGTTIPCDLAVLAVGVRPNTALARQARVEVAEGVVTDATMATTVSGVWAAGDVAQTLDLATGRQGMLPLWPLAVAQGRIAGRNMAGLRASYRGGLRINPVHLGPLQVVSLGEIFPAGPWARVLTGPAPGRAPFHGGDHGRGLPAYFRIAFQDDRLVGVLLVGAVEAAGILGSLIARAIRLRAQDEALRLVGAALRTALPARL, from the coding sequence ATGAAGCACGTTATCGTGGGCAACGGGCCGGCCGGGATGACGGCCGCCCTTACCATCCGCTCTGCCCGCCCTCGGGACGAGGTTACTGTGGTGACGGCCGACGAGGGGGCGTACTACTCCAAGGTGAGGGAGCCGGACCTGCTGGCGGGGGAGGCGGAACCCGCGCTGCTCGAGCTCGCGGCGGAAAGCGCGATCCGGAGCGCCGGGATCGAGCTGGTGACGGGTATCGCCGTCCGCTCCCTCGACCGCGGGGCGCGACGGGTCTTCCTGGAAGATGGTCGGGAGCTGTCGTACGACTGCCTGCTGCTCTCCACCGGTGCCAGTCCCATTGTCCCCGCGGTCCCCGGCATGCACGCCGGCACCGACCCCGGCCGCCCTTTGCCGACGGGGGTGTTTGCCCTGCGCACCCTGCGGGATGCCCGCCGGCTGGCCGCAGCGGCGGGGAGGGCACGAAATGCGGTGGTGGTGGGGGGTGGATTCATTGGGGTCCACGTGGCCTGGGCGCTGGCCGCCCGCGGCCTGGACGTTACGCTGGTGGAAAAGATGCCCACCCTGCTGCCCGGGGGCTGCGACGACACGGCTTCGTCCCTGGTGGCCGCCCACCTGGAGTCCCGGGGCGTGAGGGTCATGCTGGGTTGTGCCCTGGAGTCGGTCGCCTGCTCCGGTGGCGGGGAGGCCGGGCCGTGCTCCGGTGGCGGGGCGGGGGCCAGCCTCCAGGTGGAGGTGGGCGGTACCACCATCCCGTGCGACCTGGCGGTGCTGGCGGTGGGCGTCAGGCCCAACACGGCGTTGGCCCGCCAGGCCCGGGTCGAGGTGGCGGAGGGGGTGGTCACCGACGCCACCATGGCCACCACCGTATCGGGGGTCTGGGCGGCCGGAGACGTGGCCCAGACGCTCGACCTGGCCACGGGAAGACAGGGGATGCTTCCCCTCTGGCCCCTGGCGGTAGCCCAGGGCCGCATCGCCGGGCGCAACATGGCCGGCCTGCGCGCCTCCTACCGGGGAGGCCTCCGCATCAACCCCGTGCACCTGGGGCCGCTGCAGGTGGTCTCCCTGGGAGAGATCTTTCCGGCCGGCCCCTGGGCCCGGGTGCTCACCGGCCCGGCCCCGGGGCGCGCACCATTCCACGGGGGGGACCATGGGCGCGGCCTGCCGGCCTACTTCCGGATCGCCTTCCAGGATGATCGCCTGGTGGGGGTGCTCCTGGTGGGCGCGGTGGAGGCCGCCGGTATCCTCGGTTCTCTGATTGCGCGCGCCATCCGCCTCCGCGCGCAGGACGAAGCCTTGCGTCTGGTGGGTGCAGCGCTGCGGACCGCCCTTCCCGCCCGCCTCTGA
- the dnaK gene encoding molecular chaperone DnaK: MAKVVGIDLGTTNSVIAVMEAGKPQVIINAEGSRLTPSVVGFTKAGERLVGQLARRQAVLNPENTVFSIKRFMGRRYDEVSLERERVPYQVKRGASDTVRINMPAAGKEFSPEEISAMILQKLKMDAEKYLGEPVTKAVITVPAYFNDAQRTATRDAGRIAGLEVLRIINEPTAASLAYGVDKKTNETILVWDLGGGTFDVSILEVGDGVFEVKATSGDTHLGGDDYDMRLVNCVADRFQRDTGIDLRKDRQALQRLLEACEKAKCELSSVPETTISLPFITADASGPKHLEERISRAKFEEITRDLTERCIGPFRQALSDARLTERDIAEVILVGGATRMPAIQELVRKLTGKEPNRGVNPDEVVAVGAAIQAGVLAGEVKDIVLLDVTPLSLGIETLGGVMTRLIERNTTIPTRKSEVFTTAADGQTTVEVHVLQGEREFARDNRTLGRFLLDGIPPAPRGIPQIEVTFDIDANGILNVTAKDRATGREQHITITGSTQLSRGDIDRMVKEAESYGQEDKKRRELVDARNQADSLIYQVEKTMKDTGARLSGDERSRIERAISSLREAAKGEDVSRIRSAMEELQQASYKMAEQLYRQAAGAGASAGPGDASGGPAGPGGGGPGGPGGTSGGPGGTADGTGESSRRGGDDVIDAEYRPSDGDR, translated from the coding sequence ATGGCGAAGGTCGTGGGCATCGATCTGGGGACCACTAACTCAGTGATCGCGGTAATGGAGGCAGGCAAACCGCAGGTGATCATCAATGCGGAGGGAAGCCGCCTGACCCCTTCCGTGGTGGGCTTCACCAAGGCGGGAGAGCGCCTGGTGGGGCAGCTGGCACGCCGGCAGGCGGTGCTGAACCCGGAGAACACGGTGTTTTCTATCAAGCGGTTCATGGGGCGGCGCTACGATGAAGTTTCCCTGGAGCGGGAACGGGTTCCCTATCAGGTGAAGCGGGGAGCCAGCGATACGGTGCGCATCAACATGCCCGCGGCGGGGAAGGAGTTCTCTCCGGAAGAAATCTCGGCCATGATCCTGCAGAAGCTGAAGATGGACGCCGAGAAGTACCTGGGCGAGCCCGTGACCAAGGCCGTCATCACGGTACCGGCATACTTCAACGACGCCCAGCGCACCGCCACCCGTGATGCCGGGCGCATCGCCGGGCTGGAGGTGCTGCGCATCATCAACGAGCCCACGGCCGCCTCCCTGGCCTATGGCGTGGACAAGAAGACCAACGAGACCATCCTGGTGTGGGACCTGGGCGGCGGCACCTTCGATGTCTCCATCCTCGAAGTGGGGGACGGCGTCTTCGAGGTGAAGGCCACCTCCGGGGACACCCACCTGGGCGGCGACGACTACGACATGCGCCTGGTGAACTGCGTGGCCGACCGCTTCCAGCGGGACACGGGCATCGATCTCCGCAAGGACCGGCAGGCTCTGCAGCGCCTGCTGGAGGCGTGCGAGAAGGCCAAGTGCGAGCTTTCCTCCGTGCCGGAGACGACCATCTCCCTGCCCTTTATCACCGCCGATGCTTCGGGCCCCAAGCACCTGGAAGAGCGCATCAGCCGGGCGAAGTTCGAGGAGATTACCCGCGACCTCACCGAGCGGTGCATCGGACCCTTCCGCCAGGCGCTTTCTGACGCCAGGCTGACGGAGCGGGACATCGCCGAGGTCATCCTGGTGGGGGGCGCCACCCGCATGCCCGCCATTCAGGAGCTGGTGCGCAAGCTCACCGGCAAGGAGCCCAACCGGGGAGTGAACCCGGACGAGGTGGTGGCGGTGGGGGCGGCCATCCAGGCCGGAGTGCTGGCCGGTGAGGTGAAGGACATCGTCCTGCTGGACGTCACCCCGCTCTCCCTGGGCATCGAGACCCTGGGCGGCGTCATGACCAGGCTTATCGAGCGTAACACCACCATCCCCACCCGCAAGAGCGAGGTGTTCACCACCGCCGCCGACGGGCAGACCACGGTGGAGGTCCACGTGCTGCAGGGCGAGCGGGAGTTCGCCCGCGACAACCGCACCCTGGGCCGCTTCCTGCTGGACGGCATCCCGCCGGCGCCTCGCGGCATCCCGCAGATCGAGGTCACCTTCGACATCGACGCCAACGGCATCCTGAACGTAACGGCGAAAGACCGCGCCACCGGCCGCGAGCAGCACATCACCATCACCGGCTCGACCCAGCTCTCCAGGGGCGACATCGACCGCATGGTGAAGGAAGCCGAGAGTTACGGCCAGGAAGACAAGAAGCGGCGCGAGCTGGTGGACGCCCGCAACCAGGCCGACTCCCTCATCTACCAGGTCGAGAAGACCATGAAGGACACGGGGGCCCGGCTCTCCGGGGACGAGAGGTCCCGCATCGAGCGGGCCATCTCGTCGCTGCGGGAGGCCGCCAAGGGCGAGGACGTATCCCGCATCCGTTCCGCCATGGAGGAACTGCAGCAGGCGTCGTACAAGATGGCAGAGCAGCTCTACCGCCAGGCGGCCGGTGCCGGCGCGTCAGCAGGTCCGGGCGACGCCTCTGGCGGGCCGGCAGGTCCGGGGGGTGGTGGGCCGGGTGGCCCTGGCGGCACCTCCGGCGGGCCGGGCGGCACGGCCGACGGTACCGGCGAATCCTCGCGCCGGGGCGGAGACGACGTCATCGATGCCGAGTACCGTCCCAGCGACGGAGACCGGTAG
- the grpE gene encoding nucleotide exchange factor GrpE, whose amino-acid sequence MPESGAQHGPPGDDLRAELGLLRAKLEAARVEVEQVRGELEAVRTELEARRAEAERNWDQFLRARADLDNYRRRMEREVERLVDRGRQELLLRFLEVADNFQRALMPQVMAAADPDGLRRGLELISRQLDNLLGQEGVQPIEAVGAPFDPRLHEAVAAWECDDVDRETVTDEIQKGYLYRGEVLRPARVRVARPPEPGDGA is encoded by the coding sequence ATGCCCGAGAGCGGCGCACAGCACGGGCCGCCGGGGGACGACCTCCGCGCGGAACTGGGCCTGCTCAGAGCGAAACTAGAAGCGGCGCGGGTGGAAGTGGAACAGGTGCGGGGCGAACTGGAAGCGGTCCGGACAGAGCTGGAGGCGAGGCGCGCGGAAGCGGAACGTAACTGGGACCAGTTCCTGCGCGCGCGGGCCGATCTGGACAACTACCGGCGCCGCATGGAGCGGGAGGTGGAGCGCCTGGTGGATCGGGGTCGCCAGGAACTGCTCCTCCGGTTCCTCGAGGTGGCCGATAATTTCCAGCGTGCCCTCATGCCCCAGGTCATGGCTGCGGCCGACCCCGACGGCCTTCGCCGGGGACTGGAACTCATCTCCCGGCAACTGGATAACCTCCTGGGGCAGGAGGGCGTGCAGCCCATCGAGGCGGTGGGGGCGCCTTTCGACCCCCGCCTGCACGAGGCCGTGGCGGCGTGGGAATGCGATGACGTGGACCGGGAAACCGTCACCGACGAGATCCAGAAGGGGTACCTTTACCGCGGTGAGGTGCTGCGGCCGGCCCGCGTGCGCGTCGCCCGTCCGCCGGAGCCCGGCGACGGTGCCTGA
- a CDS encoding J domain-containing protein, which yields MEFKDYYKILGVSHDASDEEIKKAYRRLARKYHPDVNPGDRAAEEKFKEINEAYAVLSDRERRHRYDQLGADWPRWSQWERAQRQPGGFGPTFTGTAGGDFSEFFRIFFSDLGLDLEDLLARAAGGARGGKGAAGGRSGAGRSGSGPGTRTFWWTWSPGAGDTVSPNGGGAPGEVGARREAGTVEVTLEEVAEGTRRQVELLLPGGLRRLEVRVPPGVRDGQLLRLPGGADGQDVYLRVHVRPHPVFDRHGADLVRELPVSLAEALLGADVEASTLDKGRVKVRVPPETQNGAVLRLRGLGLPRREGGRGDLHLRVRVVLPTRLGKREKELIQELARLRPETPPR from the coding sequence GTGGAGTTCAAGGACTACTACAAGATACTGGGCGTCTCCCATGACGCCAGCGACGAGGAAATAAAGAAGGCATACCGGCGGCTGGCCCGCAAGTACCACCCCGACGTCAACCCCGGAGACAGGGCGGCCGAGGAGAAGTTCAAGGAGATCAACGAGGCCTACGCCGTGCTGTCCGACCGGGAACGGCGGCACCGCTACGACCAGTTAGGGGCGGACTGGCCCCGCTGGTCCCAGTGGGAGCGTGCCCAGCGCCAGCCGGGCGGGTTCGGCCCCACCTTCACGGGGACGGCGGGCGGCGACTTCTCCGAGTTCTTCCGCATCTTCTTCTCCGACCTGGGGCTGGACCTGGAAGACCTGCTGGCCCGGGCCGCGGGTGGCGCGAGGGGAGGGAAGGGCGCCGCCGGTGGACGTTCCGGAGCCGGTCGGAGTGGTTCAGGTCCCGGTACCCGCACTTTCTGGTGGACCTGGTCCCCCGGCGCCGGCGACACGGTCAGCCCCAACGGCGGGGGTGCCCCCGGGGAGGTGGGTGCCCGCCGGGAAGCGGGCACCGTGGAGGTGACCCTGGAAGAAGTGGCGGAGGGCACCCGGCGCCAGGTCGAGCTGCTGCTGCCGGGCGGTTTGCGACGCCTGGAAGTGAGGGTGCCCCCCGGAGTGCGCGACGGACAGCTGCTCCGGCTGCCGGGCGGCGCTGACGGCCAGGACGTCTACCTGCGGGTGCACGTCCGGCCCCACCCAGTGTTCGACCGCCACGGGGCTGACCTGGTGCGGGAGCTGCCGGTTTCTCTCGCTGAGGCCCTCCTGGGGGCGGACGTGGAAGCCTCCACCCTCGACAAAGGTCGCGTGAAGGTGAGGGTGCCGCCCGAGACCCAGAACGGGGCTGTGCTTCGCCTGCGTGGGTTGGGGCTCCCCCGGCGGGAGGGCGGCCGGGGCGACCTGCACCTGCGGGTCAGGGTGGTGCTGCCCACCCGCCTGGGTAAGCGGGAGAAGGAGCTCATCCAGGAACTGGCCCGCCTCCGCCCCGAAACCCCACCCCGCTGA